Below is a genomic region from Belonocnema kinseyi isolate 2016_QV_RU_SX_M_011 chromosome 4, B_treatae_v1, whole genome shotgun sequence.
GTTAGTGGAATTCCCACTCGATTAAAAATCATCCAGTCCCAATCGTACACTTGATCTTCCATAGACCAATTATCCTCGTTCTTGCAGATAGTGCGGTCATTCAAGCCATTCTGATCTAAAAATGTCTTACgttaaaatgtttgcattttttgcTGGTAAGTAgataaaatcaacagttttttttcttatcatataATTAATTAGCCCACTCTCTAATAATTTACTTTCTAATATTTATCATCTAGTTATTTATTTTACTAATAACTATTTATAGATAATTCATTTtatatgttatttttcatgacaatattaattttttaaatgtttgggtCAGGCAACAAAGCGACTTGATTGCTAGAGAAACTGAGAAATTTGGTAtgtctaagaaaatattttcttttaacaaaCTTTGTTTAACAACCACAATAATATTGTTTATTCAAAGAAAACCGAAATTTTGttaagagaaataaaattttgttagaacaacaaaattttgttgcaaaaaaaattgttctttctatAGCAAccagatcgttttatttttttttttttttattttaacaaacctTTTATTGAACGAAcacaagattaatcatttttaccaaaaccaaattttcttgaaaccaaATAGTGATTTGATTCTTTCAAGAAACCTTGTTTTAAATcaacacaaattttatttattctgacAAAACCGAGATGGTCTTGTAAGAATTACAATTTTCCTGGACCAACAACAACATTTGGTTGGCCCAGAAACAGAATTTTATTGGGACaaaagaaactgttttttctGTCGCAACCAAAGCGTTTTTTGTAAcacaatttttattgaactaacacaattttttttaattcaaccaaaactgagattcctttattttcatatcatttaattcgttttttgattcttccaataaacctttttttataccATCATAAGTGGCATCATTTTAACCAAAACCCAGATTTTGTTGATCTATAATAACCAAATCATTTATTTCTTCcctcaaaaaatcttttgttACTCAGCCTAAATTTTGTGATTTCAACCAAACCCGAGATTATGTTGCTTTCATAGCCACCAAACTGTTCTTTTAATCAATCTTTTGTGGAACGTCTACaaataatgaaacaaaattttgttacttcTACATCACCCAATCAATTTTTGGATCTTTCAACGAACCTTTTATAATGTCCACAATAATTTTCTGATTATTAACAAAACAAAGATGTTGTTGCTTCTTTGGCAAAccaaatcgtgtttttttttcattcaacaaaacttttttgtttaactgTCAAACATTCTGTGATTTAAACCAAATTCGAGATTTTTTGATTCCATAGTAACCAAATGGTTTTATGGTTTTCACGAACATTTTGTCGCACCTAAAGAAATTTGGTTAATTCTaccaaaatcgaaatttttttataagtattaaaGTGTTGTTATggcaagaaaacatttttcaactgacCTTTTATTGAACCagcagaaattttataatttctaccAATACAAAAATTTGGTGGCTTTTTtagcaaccaaatagttttttattctttcgacCAACGTTTTATTGCACCAAACAAAGTttgtgatttaaacaaaaaacaacacACATTTTGTTTATTCTACAAAAACagagattttattttatgaatcaaaattttattcattctaCATGAACCAAAtcgatttttgttctttttacaaACCTTCTATAGCAACAAATTCGTTGTTTAGTTCTTTCCACAAATGCTGTGTTGAACCTAtacaaatttggttaattttactAAAACTACCATTTTTTTGGTGCAATAACAAACTATTATTCCTTCTGGAGcaatcaaatagtttttttttttttttcaacgtacCTTTGTGGAACCATCGCAAATTTTGTGATTTCAACCAAAACCGAGATCTTTTTTTTGTATAGCAGCCAAGCCAACTCATTTTTTCGTTCTttccaaaaaccttttttttttaacaaacacaaattttgattatttcacCAAAACTGAATTtgtgttgtaaaaattaaaattttcttctgaCAACAAGAAAATTTGTGGTTTCTGTTGGAACCAAATTGGTTTTTGATTTTGTCAACAAACATTTTGTTGAACCAATACAAATTGGGTTAGTTTGACCAAAGCCGAAATTTTGTAGTTTCTGTAGAAATCATCTCGTTTTTTGATTCTttcaataaaccttttttttaatcaatacaaattattttcattataccaAAACCGAGGATAtcttataagaataaaaattatttttctggaacaacaacaaatttttgttgcttctatagaaaataaatcgattttgGATTTTCTCAACGAACAGTTTGCTAAACCAtcataaattttatgatcttagcaaaaatctagattttgttgtttctgtagcattcatattattttttggttttttcatcaaacattttcttgaacctacagaaattttgtttgttttaccAAAACTGAGATTCTTtgtaagaattacaatttttacctTCATGGCAACGTAatcgttttttggatttttcaacaaactttttgttgaaacgccaaattttgtgattttaaccAAAAGCCGATATTTTTTCTCCTATAgcaacgaaatattttttggtcttTGGTTTTTTTAACGAACCGTTTCAACCAGcacaaacttttttattctaccaataactaaattttattgaaagaaacAGAACTTGGTTGAGACAATAACAAAATTGTGTTGCTAGTTTATCATCCTAATcggttttttctactttaaacataccttatgataaaaaaactccacgcttttgatttaaaataaaatctggacTTTGTTTATTCTACAAAAACCGAGATTTTCTTCTAAAAgccaaaatttggttaaaacagaaaaaaatgtttattaaaatttaggaaatttaaatgggattaaaatcaaacttaaaatccTATTAAGCTtccaataatcaatttaatgtgCAGATTccatgaaaataaaaccaagaatccaaagaccaaattttgagaaccactataaaatgttcttattgcaatctgaaaaaagataacacgcattttttttaaatcagactttttttacaaaaataaaaaagtaaaatgagAAGGTAACCAAATAAATCCCCTTACTACTCttcttacttttttattattttattattaacacaTCACAATAAAAATACGTTTGTAACAAATTATCACCAACATTTCGGCACTCAAACAGCACCCTTAAAaagctgttcctacctgctcattttttttcttttttttttttgccttgataagggtgctgtatgggTGCCGAAACGTAGgtgattcttttttaacaaatattttttaatttctattaaataataataaaaataacaagtcgaaagaaataaaaatagaaggaaggggatttggttagttgccttcccatttttctttcctttttcttatttttgtcaacaacgaaaattcttctattttttctaaaaattgttatcttatttcagattgcaatagaaaATTGTTGTTCCTGTTCTAGAGatcaagcagttttttttattcgagctaaacatttttctcagtttaGATGTCTAGAaactatcaaataaattttaaaattttgaaatttttttagttcttgttTTGGGACAATGCCAACGATTAACAACTTCTGAAGCACCCTGGGTTTGGGGTGAAGATTCGTCGAACAATCAAAATCCATTTATAAGAACTACAAAACCACCAAGAACGATGCGAACAACGCAACCTACAAATACTGAAAATTCAGTAAATCCGAAAGACGCACCGAGTCCAAGAGTCTGTCCCGGTTGTCCCAGAACTCCACAATTTAATCCAGTTTGTGGGAGTGATAACGCCACTTATGATAATGCTAACGCTGTAGATTGTGCCAACACGTGTGGTCCGagtaagtaaacaatttttatatgattttttttcttaataaaaatttattaattgtgtATTTTTACCCTCcagataatttgttataaaaaatatgttaatttatcTTCTCCTTTGTTGcagaaattgaaatattgttcTATGCAGCGTGTAGACCAACAGCATAAAATTGTGATAAACGATTTCAATTCGCTggatataattaattaaactctAATAGGCTGCGATAGAGGTAAAATGtaataactaattattatttataacagttaATAAGATTATCAGCCTtgagattttttgttgaatattataaatttcctaCTTACTGAATTAGATAACTAATTATTTGCAACATTATTTAGCAATGACGACCCGCtttcgaaaaaatatcatttttccagCAAAATTTGTTATgggtttcaatttttatttattagattCTCATGCAAAATTAtgtgaatataatatttctaacacttgtttttaatgcaaaattctctttttcctttattttttactcattaacaattgaagaaaattgaatttttaattgatgaaaactcaatttaaaattttattttattttcaactgtttcattttcttccattttaatacttcaattttcttcaattttcagtagttgaattttcacattttaacagtcgaaaattcaaatatggaaTATCAAATGTTCAATTTGCTTCTATTTTTTACAGCTAAAAATTAAACGGtagaaaaatcaagaagaaagtgaattttatattaggaaacaattttgtactcaaagaggatttttttgaattttcaactattaaaaattgaagaacttaaaaaattaaattttcaatttaaaatcttattttattttcaactgtttcattttcttccattttaatccttcaattttcttcaattttcagtagttgaattttcacattttaacagtcgaaaattcaaatatggaaTACCAAATGTTCAATTTGCTTCTATTTTTTAcagctaaaaattaaacgttagaaaaatcaagaagaaagtgaattttatattaggaaacaattttgtattcaaagaggatttttttaaattttcaactattaaaaattgaagaacttaaaaaattaaattttcaactgttgaaaattaatccaacgaaaattcttttttcaatttgctttaatttcaaacagctgaattttctttaattttcaacagttaattttattttattttattttcttcgattttcgacagtttaaaattgaattttcaattttcaatcttcttctgttttcaacagttgaaaattcaattttcttcagttttcaacagttgaaaatttaaatttcttctgtgTTCAACAagtgaatattaagttttaaaatttcttccgttttcaacagatgaaaattcaattttttttgattttcaacagttgaaagtttaattttcaattttcttctgttttcaacagtttaaaattcaattttcaattttcttctgttttcaaccgttgaaaattcaattNNNNNNNNNNNNNNNNNNNNNNNNNNNNNNNNNNNNNNNNNNNNNNNNNNNNNNNNNNNNNNNNNNNNNNNNNNNNNNNNNNNNNNNNNNNNNNNNNNNNCTAGAACTTTTCATAGGAATTTCTAAACTATTACCGAAAATTCGGCCTCGTGAAATCAAGATCGTGAATCAATGGTTGATGAGGTCCTGCGCGAGCGACTGGGATGGTACTTGGCGCGTCAGGGGGGTCACTAAGCGGTGCCCTGGCACCTAGAGGACGAGGTCCCTCGGGAGCCATTATCATCGAACGTAGGGACCGAGGAGACGGTGCAGGGTCTCCCAGAGGTTTGAAGGCAGCGAATCGGGTTCCACCAACCGTTTACCCAGTTGGAATTGATCCACCATGGGCACCGACAATGGCTAGGGATGGGGGAAGACTAAGCTTTAAGGGGTCCGTTATTACTAACTTACACCCCCATTCTCAGCAGAGAAATGTGGAGGGAGGGGATGAAGGGGCAATGGGACCGCGGACTATAGCAACAGTACCGATTTGTGGGAGCGGTAGACTAATGAGTGAAGGGGCCCCGTTTTGTGAATATGGATACGAGACCCCGAGGAATTAAGACTAGGGTCAACGCGGCAGACGAGCGCTTCGACTTACTTTCGACATATTAGCCACCGATGGTGAGCGCTCTCACGTGTGCTCCCTTATTAATGACGTCGCAGCCTATTTTTACCACTGCGATTATTAAAGACATCCGCCCACAAGACGATCTATATAGCAGGAATTGGCGAGACCCATTCAAAATAAAGACACAGTACGGCGAAACGGAAAACTGGGGCCGGACCGCAGAAACAGATGGTTGTCGGTACCCAGAGCATTATCCAGAGCCCCACACACGAGAATTCGCTCCGTATGAGCACCCCGAGCATAGGTTTGGGGAACGTAAAGGGCCTTGAATGGATCGGGCCACCCATCACTACCCAGGGTCGAGCCTCTTCCTTCACAAGAACCCGATCTTAGCAAAGAAAGGAGAGCTCGGGCCAAGCAAAGGCCATATGCTACAGGGTAGTGAGAACATGAGTCCCTATGACGTTACTCCCACGGGTGGGAGGGAAGACCAGAACACAGGGGCTCTGCGCAACCAAACGCAGACGAGAATCATGGAGGGGTGGGAGGTCAGTTTTAACGCACAGAAAAGCTCAAGTATGGACAACTTCTTGTGGAGGTTTCAAGAGGACGAGGAGTTATTAGTCGCTATGCCCTCCCCATTAAAGGATATTTCATGGCACTGGTTCTGTCAGAACAGATTAAGATGGAACACATGGGACCAGTGGAAGCGGCATTTCCAATCCCGCTTCGGGGGCGCCTTCTACCAAGAGAGGTTACAAGAGCAGATCTTTTCACGCAGGCAATGCCAAGAAGAGCCGGTAGCGGACTACCTAAGCTGCATGTATGGGGTTCTATCAGCTCTCGACAAGGTCAATGCATCTCGAAATCCAAATGAACCGTGTATACGCGAACCTGAGATCCAATTTTAGGAGGGCCATCAGACGTTACGAATTTACTGATTACAATGTTCTAGCATTTCTAGCAGCGCACTACGAAGGCGTCGTATCCACGTTAGGTGAGGATCTGGCCCCACCGTCTCCAGAAAAGTCCCTCATTCCGTAATATGTCTACAAAGGGAAGGGGCCACCGGCTAAAAAGAGCAGTTCTGTGTCCGCTATCGCCTCGAATTTAGTTGATACTGAAACCACACAGAGCTCGAGGGAGTTGGCCTACCTGATTAAAGCGCTTATCACAGTTATTAGTAGTGAAAAGCGCGGATCAGCTGCGAGCATGGGTAGAGAAGAGTTCACGAGTAAGCCTAAGTCTGGGGAGTCTATTAGACGTAATGATAGGGGCCCCCGGAACTGAAGGAATTCAGCAAAATCGTTTGTGCACATGATCCTTGAGCAACTTCGCGCCACGAAGACCATTACGACCTTAGATTTGAAGTAAGGTTACCAACAAATCCCAATGGTCGAAAATAGAAGGGAGAACGCAGTGTTTACAGTTCTTGGAATAAGGCTTTTTCAGTTCACAAGCGTTCCCTTTGGGCTATCAGGGGCCTCTGCGACATTCCAGCGACTGGTAGGCCCCCTCATAGGATCAGACATGGAACCGAAGGTCTACGCAAACCTCGATGATATAGTCATTGTATGGTAAATGAGACGTCAAGGGTACACAGGTGCAAATTGGGATTTTGCGACAACAACAGCTGATTTAAAGATTGAGAAATGTT
It encodes:
- the LOC117171577 gene encoding uncharacterized protein LOC117171577 — translated: MSYVKMFAFFAVLVLGQCQRLTTSEAPWVWGEDSSNNQNPFIRTTKPPRTMRTTQPTNTENSVNPKDAPSPRVCPGCPRTPQFNPVCGSDNATYDNANAVDCANTCGPKIEILFYAACRPTA